A genome region from Gambusia affinis linkage group LG24, SWU_Gaff_1.0, whole genome shotgun sequence includes the following:
- the prozb gene encoding protein Z, vitamin K-dependent plasma glycoprotein b gives MAVHIMSESLLAVCLLGCFLQVFSQSDGFRVAPGAQAVFLRSKRANQFLLEEILQGNLERECYEELCNYEEAREVFEDDERTKSFWTIYYDGNQCLPNPCLNGGNCTDKVGGFSCACSPPNYGHICELGPVEAAEQELLEPQYKAPAIAECPTQGSNTCHQLCTADFHSYKCSCMSGFELQSDMRSCQPEVQFPCGRVHDTNTSICRHGNCPWQVSLINSSRVELCGGVVLGRRYILTAARCLFLNSADDLRPSHFSIVTGNGKVFQVQALFLHERFRSDHHDFDLALLELDTPMTFGPALSHLCLPTKDFSENILMHSGRTGLADRRGRGQNQELVYMTLDECRGELNVSQSLSNKMFCMRRRNHGGSRRTGPSARPKTGSPERLNVTQKASALNRNRTQTENLPTRSSSEAENSKRSLKEQHHVSPPGGSRLQCGGLLPGSAVVTVEKGTAFLTGLLMSPTLDCRGQVFTKVSRYLNWIRPRLQAPEDHMTPQVSEYPEVR, from the exons ATGGCAGTCCACATCATGTCTGAGTCTCTCCTCGCCGTCTGTCTTCTGGGATGTTTCCTTCAGGTGTTCAGTCAAAGTGACG GGTTTCGTGTGGCTCCTGGGGCGCAGGCCGTGTTCCTGCGATCCAAACGGGCCAACCAGTTCCTCCTGGAGGAGATCCTGCAGGGGAACCTGGAGAGGGAGTGCTACGAGGAGCTGTGTAACTACGAGGAGGCGCGGGAAGTGTTTGAAGATGATGAGCGCACG AAATCCTTCTGGACCATCTACTACG ACGGAAACCAGTGTCTTCCCAACCCTTGCCTCAATGGGGGGAACTGCACGGATAAGGTGGGGGGGTTCTCCTGCGCCTGCAGCCCCCCCAACTATGGACACATCTGTGAACTGGGTCCAGTTGAAGCTGCAgagcaggagctgctggagcctcaGTACAAAGCTCCAG CGATAGCAGAGTGTCCGACCCAAGGCTCCAACACATGCCACCAGCTGTGCACGGCGGACTTCCACTCCTACAAATGCTCATGCATGTCGGGATTCGAACTACAGAGCGACATGCGGAGCTGCCAGCCTGAAG TCCAGTTTCCCTGTGGGAGAGTCCATGACACCAACACTTCAATCTGTCGCCATGGAAACTGCCCCTGGCAG GTGTCCCTGATCAACAGCAGCCGGGTGGAGCTGTGTGGCGGAGTCGTGCTCGGACGGCGGTACATCCTGACCGCCGCCCGCTGCCTCTTCCTCAACTCAGCAGACGACCTCCGACCCTCACACTTCTCCATTGTCACAG GTAACGGGAAGGTCTTCCAGGTCCAAGCGCTCTTCCTCCACGAACGTTTCCGATCTGATCACCACGACTTTGACCTCGCCCTGCTGGAGCTGGACACACCCATGACCTTTGGCCCCGCTCTCTCCCACCTCTGCCTGCCCACCAAGGACTTCAGTGAAAACATCCTGATGCATTCTGGGAGGACGGGATTGGCTGACaggagggggcgtggccagaaCCAGGAGCTGGTCTACATGACGCTGGACGAATGTCGAGGAGAGCTGAATGTCTCGCAGTCGCTGAGCAACAAAATGTTCTGCATGAGGAGGAGGAACCACGGCGGGTCGAGAAGAACCGGACCATCGGCGCGTCCCAAAACCGGATCTCCAGAAAGGCTAAATGTGACTCAGAAAGCATCGGCTTTGAACCGGAACCGGACTCAAACTGAAAACCTTCCCACCAGGTCGTCAAGCGAAGCAGAAAACTCCAAACGTAGCTTAAAGGAGCAACACCATGTGTCgccaccaggtggcagcagGCTGCAGTGCGGCGGTCTGCTGCCGGGGTCGGCGGTCGTCACGGTGGAGAAAGGAACAGCCTTCCTGACGGGGCTGCTGATGTCTCCGACCTTAGACTGCCGCGGTCAGGTGTTCACCAAGGTGTCCCGCTACCTGAACTGGATCCGGCCGCGGCTGCAGGCGCCAGAGGATCACATGACCCCGCAGGTCAGCGAATACCCGGAGGTCCGCTGA
- the pcid2 gene encoding PCI domain-containing protein 2: MAHITINQYLQQINQAIENHEGSFCAELLSFKHPHVANPRLQLASPEEKCQQILEPPYDEMVAAHLRCTYAVANHDFVEAYKFQTLVVQSFLRAFQSHKEENWALPVMSAVTLDLRIFANNAEQQLQKKGKGQPGEMLEKAAEQLMSCFRVCASDNRAGIDDSKKWGMMFLSNQLFKIYFKINKLHLCKPLIRAIDSSNLKNEYSPAQKVTYKYYVGRKAMFDSDFKTAEELLSFAFDRCHRSSQKNKRMILIYLLPVKMLLGHMPTHLLLRKYDLIQFADVTKAVSEGNLLLLNEALSKHETFFIRCGIFLILEKLKIITYRNLFKKVYLLLKTHQLPLDAFLVALRMMQVEDVDIDEVQCLLANLIYMGHIKGYISHQHQKLVVSKQNPFPPLSSVS; the protein is encoded by the exons ATGGCTCACATCACAATAAACCAGTACCTGCAGcag ATCAACCAGGCCATCGAGAACCATGAGGGCTCCTTCTGCGCTGAACTGCTTTCCTTCAAACACCCGCACGTGGCCAACCCCCGTCTGCAG ctgGCCAGTCCGGAAGAGAAGTGCCAGCAGATTCTGGAGCCGCCGTATGATGAGATGGTGGCGGCTCATCTCAG GTGTACGTACGCCGTGGCCAATCACGACTTTGTGGAGGCGTACAAGTTCCAGACGCTCGTCGTTCA GTCTTTCCTGAGAGCCTTCCAGTCCCACAAGGAGGAGAACTG gGCTCTCCCCGTCATGTCTGCCGTCACTCTGGACCTCCGGATATTCGCCAACAAT gcggagcagcagctgcagaagaaGGGCAAAGGTCAACCGGGGGAGATGCTGGAGAAGGCGGCAGAGCAGCTGATGAGCTGCTTCAGAGTCTGCGCCAGCGACAA TCGAGCCGGCATCGACGACTCCAAGAAGTGGGGGATGATGTTCCTGAGCAACCAGCTCTTCAAGATCTACTTCAAG ATCAACAAGCTCCACCTGTGCAAACCTCTGATCCGAGCCATTGACAGCTCCAACCTGAAGAACGAGTACAGCCCAGCCCAGAAGGTCACCTACAAATACTACGTGGGCCGCAAGGCCATGTTCGACAGTGATTTTAAGACGG CTGAGGAGCTGCTGTCGTTCGCCTTCGACCGCTGCCACCGCTCCAGCCAGAAGAACAAGAGGATGATCCTCATCTACCTGCTGCCGGTCAAGATGCTGCTG GGCCACATGCCGACTCACCTGCTGCTCAGGAAGTACGACCTCATTCAGTTCGCTGACGTCACCAAGGCTGTGAG TGAGGGGAACCTGTTGCTGCTGAACGAGGCGCTGTCCAAACACGAGACCTTCTTCATCCGCTGCGGGATCTTCCTCATCCTGGAGAAACTCAAGATCATCACCTACAGGAACCTCTTCAAGAAAGT GTATCTGTTGCTGAAGACCCACCAGCTGCCCCTGGACGCCTTCCTGGTGGCCCTGCGGATGATGCAGGTGGAGGACGTGGACATTGACGAGGTGCAGTGCCTCCTGGCCAACCTCATCTACATG GGTCACATCAAAGGTTACATCTCCCATCAGCACCAGAAGCTCGTGGTCAGTAAACAGAACCCCTTCCCTCCGCTCTCTTCTGTCTCCTAG
- the LOC122827093 gene encoding coagulation factor X-like: MSVFLLAICLLGGSFLQVFSQDKGLCDNENGGCKHFCHVVGGNVVCACADGYFLAQDNQSCNSNETFRCGAIVTDVQGQNRTEKRSFTEEQHEEQRNSSSQISSDREAQTGTINGQDCPPGHCPWQALLINEDNIGFCGGTILTEYIILTAAQCVAQTRYLKVRLGVFNTSHSGGNEALHVADAIVTHHGYSPQTYFNDVALVKLATPIRFTRYMLPACMPEPDFMEKVLMRQPDALVSGFGYLGEGQPSDILQRLFLPYVDWQTCMDSTPLSISLRMFCAGYDSMGEDSFQGDSGGPHVTRYHGTFFITGIRSWGKGHTHKGKFGIYTQVSKFNRWIKEGIKKLTPIEKRGTRTKRHHGAVKRFRL, from the exons atgtctgtgtttctgctcGCCATCTGCCTCCTGGGAGGTTCCTTCCTCCAGGTGTTCAGCCAAGACAAAG GTCTTTGCGACAATGAGAACGGTGGCTGTAAACATTTCTGCCATGTTGTTGGAGGAAATGTAGTGTGTGCCTGTGCTGACGGTTACTTCCTGGCACAGGACAACCAATCCTGCAACTCCAATG AGACTTTTAGATGCGGCGCCATCGTCACTGATGTCCAGGGACAGAACAGAACCGAGAAGAGAAGCTTCACAGAGGAGCAACATGAGgaacagaggaacagcagcaGTCAGATCAGCTCAGACAGGGAAGCACAGACGGGGACCATCAATGGACAGGACTGTCCACCAGGACACTGTCCATGGCAG GCTCTCCTGATCAACGAGGACAACATCGGATTCTGTGGGGGAACGATTCTGACCGAGTACATCATCCTGACTGCGGCTCAGTGCGTGGCCCAAACCCGGTACCTCAAAGTCAGGCTCG GTGTCTTCAACACGTCCCACAGTGGTGGTAACGAAGCCTTGCATGTGGCGGACGCCATCGTCACTCACCATGGTTACAGCCCACAGACCTACTTCAATGACGTTGCTCTGGTAAAACTAGCCACGCCCATCAGGTTCACCAGGTACATGCTGCCAGCCTGCATGCCGGAGCCAGACTTCATGGAGAAG GTTCTGATGCGGCAGCCGGATGCGCTGGTCAGCGGTTTTGGATATCTCGGTGAGGGTCAACCGTCTGACATCCTACAACGCCTCTTTCTGCCCTACGTGGATTGGCAAACCTGCATGGACTCAACGCCGCTCAGCATCTCCTTACGAATGTTTTGCGCCGGCTACGACTCAATGGGGGAAGATTCCTTTCAGGGCGACAGCGGCGGCCCGCATGTCACACGTTACCATGGCACCTTCTTCATCACCGGGATCAGGAGTTGGGGCAAAGGTCACACCCACAAAGGAAAGTTTGGCATCTACACACAAGTGTCTAAGTTCAACCGCTGGATCAAAGAGGGCATCAAGAAGCTGACGCCGATAGAGAAGCGCGGTACCAGGACGAAGAGGCACCACGGCGCCGTCAAACGGTTCCGTCTGTAG